The window tgaaaaaaaaatgatgaaaagagaaaatcagATGATAAAATCGACGAAAGGGAGCTGCAGAGAGCTCGCGAACAAGAAGGAAGCTCGATCGCTTTGTAACCCACCTCAAGCGAGAGGTTATGAATCTTGTCCTTTATCGGACTCACATGCTGGATCCAAATCCAATCGATTTTACATTTTAGCGCATCAAATATGGGCTACGTTACAAgtccaatttaaaaaaaaaaaaaattaaaaggttaAATTTGTGAATTTCCCTATAGCGATTGTTGGGGTTGTGAACCTAATTCAATTGGAAGACGAGCTCTAGTATACCGCCATCGCCTAAAGATTGTTTTTGGAGCATGTTGATTAGAGATTGATTAATGTcgataagaaattaaataagataacaagtatcacaattcacaaatcacaaatgaaataaaattttgattacaaATTATATTGTATACATaaattttgaaatctaaacTATTGCACCTCACaatataacaaaaaagaaaaaaatttaaagggcTAAAGCCATTTAGGAGGCCAAAATTGCCCCTAGCCATGTCATGGTTTGTGCAACTAGTAAACGACCATGCCGTTCTATGGACGGGATTGTAAAAATTAGACAACTATAGGGTTCAAAATGTAAAAATGAACTTTAGTTTATGAGTACTTCCATGGAAATCCAACCAAATATTAAGGACcatataataattttaagtTCATCCTTTTCAGTGGCCCACATGGGAGAGCGGGCATGTAGTTTTTGGCCACGCAGGGTCAAATCAAAGCTTTTGCGTTCTCTGTCCCGTGACGATGACGTCATCTGGCACATCAAGCACCGTGGTTGTTCACATTGAATTTGACCGAGGGAGATTTCCACCCGACGTCGTCAATGTCAAAACTGCCCTCCAACCTGCTCCTTTTAAATCCAGCCAAATTCCACACGCATTCCATCTCTCCTCCCACACTACCGGAGCTGCCGAGAAGAACAACAAAAGCCTCGTCGACCGGTCGGAATATTCTTCCTCTCCTTATTATCTCCGAAAAACAGCAGAAAACATGGGGAGCCAAGGAAGCGGAGAAGGCGGCGGGTGTTTGAGGAAGCCCAGGTTTCTGTGCCTCCATGGGTTCCGAACAAGCGGGGAAATAATGAGGAAGCAAGTGGGCAAGTGGCCGGAACCGGTGCTCGAGAAGCTCGACATGGTTTATCTCGATGGGCCCTTTCCGGCCCAAGGTAAATCCGACGTCGACGGCATTTTCGATCCTCCTTATTACGAGTGGTTCCAATTCAAccaggtaaaaaaaaaaattcaaatcccaGATTCTTgttcttgctttttttttcttttaatctttTTGTGGAacgtaattttttgtttttattttttttttttacaggaaTTTTCAGCGTACACGAACTTTGATAAGTGTCTGGAATACATCGAAGATTACATGATTAAACAGGGACCGTTCGATGGCCTTGTTGGTTTTTCCCaggtatttattttattaacgtTTTTAACTATTTGAGCTATAAGTCGGTTATAATTTACAGTAATGTATTAAGTAGGTATTAATGAATGAATGCAGGGAGCAATACTGTCGGCGGGGCTGCCGGGGCTGCAAGCGAAGGTAGATAGAAATGAAGCAAATAATTCaagtttttaatataatttaaagAAATGAAAGGTGACGAGGGAATTGTGGCGGTGTCGTTTTGGTTTGGTTGCAGGGTGTGGCATTGActaaagttcccaaaattaaATTCCTGATAATAATAGGAGGGGCGAAATTCAAGTCACCGGCGGTGGCTGAGGATGCTTATTCGTCTCCTATTCAGTGCCCATCCCTTCACTTTTTAGGTATATTTCGTTTCATTTATTTGCTCAATTTTCGAATGcacaaataacttttttttaggTACAAAATCAATTAACGGTTTAAAATCGTTcgaatttattgttttgatgggtttTATATTGTAGGaccttttttaattaattacctagAATTGGTTAGGCGTGTGGACTcggattttattaatttgtcaaTTCTTATATTTTATAGGACTTATTTCAATTAACGGTTCAAAATTGTTGGCTTATGCATACGGTTTTAATTAGTTGGTTGACTGGGTGTGACGTGTGAGTGTGACACATTTCCTTACCCAACAATTAGCAGGAGTAACATATTATTGCAAAACCTGGCCAAATTTGTAACGCTattaaatgaatttaattaGTTGGTTGGTCGCATTTTCCGTTTCCATTGTTTCCCTTCATTTATGGGTTCTACATTGTAGGACACTGACTTGTTCTAATCAACGATCCAAAATCATCCGTTAACGTGGACGGTCTATCCTCCACTTAATATCTAAAATCATCTACGGCCTTAAGGTGTTCATCTGTGGATTATTTACGAGTGTGTTATATGTGTTGCAGGGGAGATGGATTTCTTGAAGCCGTACGGGCTTCAACTGTTGGAACACTGTGTAGATGCTTCGGTGATTCATCATCCAAAAGGCCACACTGTTCCGAGACTTGACCAAAAGGGTTTGGATACGATGATGAACTTCATCGACAAGATTCGGAACATATTGGCGGACAAAGACCAACAGTGACAATAATGTCTTAATCTTTGCAGTAAAACAAAGTCCTACGTATTTTTGTGGATATTATATATTGATTTTAAGCCAAATTAATTTCTACGTAGAATAtgtgttataatttttttgaaagtgTATCATTGGAGTATCCCCATTTACAATTTATCTCAAATGACCCAATATGTTATAATATGTCATGTTTTGACTCTAAAACTACACAACTATAACTAAGAACTCAATATTCAGGCCACGAATGCTAAAAGAAACACTATAATTTCGCAATTACAAACTTTTCAATAATACAGTATAATTGCTTAGATACAAATAATTGAAATCCAATTGACATAAAAGATTACGCTTACAATAACTAAAAGGCACCGTAAGAAAAATCTCATCACTCTGATGATCTTGCAATCGTCGATAAAAAGCATGAAATGTCGAACTTACTATTTATGAGTCctttaaaattacaacattcaagGATTCGAGTTTGAGCAACCACTAGGTGGAAAGAAGTAAGAGGGATTGTCGCTGATCCAAGGGCAAAAGCAAGGGTTTGTTTTAAGATATTAGGTTATTTCCGTTAACTATGTGTCATTTCAGAGATGTTGTGCCCCTAAAACCCGGCACTCGCACGCACTCTCTCCTCTCACCAGCAAGAGCTTGAAGAAGAAGCGGTTGAAGTTCTGCCAAGAAAACAAGCTTTGCTCGCAGGCGCGGTCGCGGTCGCGGTTGCGGTCCAATGTTGTCATTGGCACGCAAAACCAGAATAATGACACGTGTCATCTTCCTTACCCAATTTGGGTTAGTTACCCAATCACTCACTTCCAATCCCATTTCGAACGCTTCCACCTCTTTCTACAACCCTCTCTCCAATGTCTCCGTAAGCTTCTTacttctctgtctctgtctctctgtctctctgtctctctctagaACCAACAATTCAGTAAATTTATATCTGTATCGTTAAATTTCCAGGCCTTTCTTCAACCAGTGCTGAGCCCTGCAATTCATGCGTTTTGTTCGAACCCCAGCAGCGCAGCGGGAGTTGGGTCTGTAGGCGCAGTACCCAGCATGCAGAATCCGGAGGATATATCCTACCTGACGCAGCGTGAAGCTGCTGAGATCGATGAGATCCTCATGGGTCCTCTCGGCTTCAGCGTCGACCAGTTAATGGTCAGTCACTCtcccttttcctttttaaagtaatttttgTATGATGGGTTGGGTTCATAGTCATTTACTGACAATCCCAATTCTgggtttttgttaattttgtagGAATTGGCTGGTTTGAGCGTGGCCACTTCCATTGCAGAGGTAAAGTTTTTCACTTTCCTAGCAGTTTTCCATGTATTTTGTGATTAATTGAATGTGAACTCATTGTTGTCGGATATTCGTATGCCTCTTGTTTTTGGGCTTTCTGCACTATTTTGATTGTTCGTATTGTTGTTGATGATCATGCACATTTACCCAGCCGAACTGTAATCGTTAATTGACTTATTTACTTTCTGTTGAGAGATGCAATGAGATTATTTCATCCGGGTATTCTGCAACGCTACTAGGTGCAAAAAAATGTTCATTTAGGAGTGACTGAGGAACTGCATTTGGGTTATATGGTGCTTCATATTTGTTTCTTAATATATTTGGCAGGTCTATAAACCCAGTGAGTATAATCGAGTCCTTGTGATTTGTGGCCCTGGAAACAACGGTGGTGATGGTCTCGTGGCTGCTCGTCACCTGTATCACTTTGGTTATAAGCTGTCTGTTTGTTATCCAAAGCGTACTGCTAAGCCTCTTTATGCTGGTCTTGTTACGCAAGTATGGAATACAACTCAAAGTTAAAAAACTCTTGAATGTGGGATTATATTATAGATACATGTATATATGGGGGCTGTTGGATTTGTCTCATAATGATTATTTTGCAGCTGGAATCACTGTCAGTCCCCTTCATCTCAGTGGAAGATCTGCCGTTGGACTTGTCAAAGGACTTTGACATTATTGTAGATGCAATGTTCGGTTTCTCATTCCATGGTAATTACTACTTTTTTCATTTTAGGCAAATTGACGTTTCTCTATGTAGCGTGGATGCCAATACAATTTTGTTGATACAATCACTCTGATTCTCCTTCAATTGTTGTCTAAGTATAAGAACTGACATGATAAGTCGGAAATACTTTACATCCTTAACATTCTAAACATATGAACAGTGGAACCTAAGATTACATTGCCCTGCTCTCTGGCAAGATAATGTCTGGGTTGTTATTTCTATCCTAAATTGTCATAGAAAATACCAAATTTGCTCAACTACATAGGAACCTAAGATTAAATCTGACTGCTCAATTTTCTCAGATAAGCCATAGTCCTTCGACAAAATCTCAACTCAACAAATGATTTATCAGTCTTTGCTCCTTTTTATTTATGCAGGACCCTGACATCTAACCACTCAATAATTATCATCCTGATTAGAGATTCTTAACTTGATGTTGTGGTTTATTTTTGGCTGGGTTATATGATATCTCTAACTGCAATACTTTGTAATACTTCAGGTTCCCCAAGGCCTCCCTTTGATAACCTGATCCAAAAGCTTgtttgtgtaaataaatatgatCAAACTCGCGAAAAGTCTTCTGTTATTGTCTCCGTAGATATTCCATCTGGGTGGCATGTTGAAAGGGGTGGTGGTGTCGAAGGCATCAAGCCTGACATGTTGGTATGGTTTAGTAGCTCTCAACCTAGTCTTAGCTACAAATGATTGCACTTTGCGATTTGTCTTTAAAATTTATATCTATTTATATGTACATGTGTATTTCTTTATATACAATAAGCCATCCTGTTGATGCAAACTTGCTACTTTCCAGGTTTCTCTGACTGCTCCAAAGTTGTGTGCAAAGAAATTTTTTGGTCCACACCATTTTCTCGGTGGTAGATTTGTCCCACCATCTATTGCTGATAAATATAAGCTTCGCCTTCCACCATATCCAGGCACTTCTATGTGTGTCCGTATTGGAAGGCCCCCACAAGTTGATATATCAGCTCTAAGAGAGAACTATATTTCTCCTGAGTTTCTTGAGGAACAGGTGGAGGCTGACCCCTTTGATCAGGTACAGGTTCAGCGTCTTAAGTCTAGCTGGTTTCAATTATGTCAGATTTAGTTGCAAAAGGTGCCCCTCATTTTTACAGTAAGCCCTTAATTATTTTACAGTTCCGCAAATGGTTCGACGATGTAGTGGCTGCTGGATTGAGGGAACCAAATGCTATGGCATTGTCAACGGCTACCAAGAATGGAAAAATGTAATATCTGTTTCCTATGTTACTATGTCTCATCTATCAATAGTAACTTATGTTTCATATGTGCTTACATGTTATACATGGCTATTTTATTGCTTTCACCATAGTCCCTAAAGTTTTGTTCTctgcattttttgttttggattttaaaatgatttttctcATGCATGTATTATAACCTGTTATAGTTAACATAGATTAGTTTCTTCTACAGCTCATCCCGAATGGTATTGCTCAAAGGATTTGATAAGAACGGTTTTGTCTGGTTAGTATGCATCTGTTATTATTGAGGCTGTACATATATCAACAAGGCAGATTATATTATTAATGAAAATGCTTATAATATTCTTAATTCAATGGTATTAATTTGTGCAGGTACACAAACTATGAAAGTCGAAAGGCACATGAATTGTCTGAAAATCCTCGTGCATCTCTTCTTTTCTACTGGGATGGCCTGAATCGGCAGGTAAACTGTGTTTTTCACTTTGTGGCTAATGCTTTTAGAATACGGAGCCTATAGTGCTTGTATGCATAGGTCAACCTACTTTTCTTTTGGCCTTACATTGGTTTGTACTTTGTAGCTTTCTAATAAATATTTTAGCGATTGACATAAAGAAAAACTGGATGAGGGATTGCTGTTTTGATGATCTGCTTGTATGAAGATTGTCTCATAACACCATCTTTGGCTTACAGGTGAGAGTGGAAGGGTCTGTGCAGAAAGTTTCTGATGAGGAATCTGATCAATACTTCCATAGCCGTCCGCGAGGCAGTCAGATTGGAGCAATAGTTAGCGAGCAGGTTTGTCTCACTCGATCTTCTCTTATATTAATGAATTCACTACTCTTGATAAGACACGTTCTTTCTCGATTGCCGCATAAATTTTATATAGATTTTGAAGGCTCGCAAAATTTCCTCGAGAATCAGTGGCAAGTTATATGTGATAAAGTTTTAATTGATAATATGGGAAGTAATTTCCTCGCACCTATTATCTACCCCTACATACCCTGTATATTTCTGGCCcttggattgaatgaattaagGGAGAGTCAAGGGACATAAATAATTAGGAAGATAGACCCTATCGTAAATAAATTAGGAATTAAACCATTGTGGTGGGAACTGTTAGGAATTGTGCCccaaattataatttttgttaAGTCGTCGTCGATATGCTCCCCGTGAGTCTCACATACAAGGCTAAATTAGTCACTTTCCATCTGTTAACGCATTCCACCTCTTTCTGTTTCACATTGGCAAAACGGAGAACTCTCATTTCGCCTCCACTGCTAACCCACATCTCACAGACTTGCAGGCATGTAAAACGATTTTGGCTGCAAATTTTGTCTCTCTGCTGCTGCTCTCTTTAcgtttctttgatttccttTTGGGTAGGAGAAATTTGAgttcaaaaccaaaacataaTTAGGTGGCAATTCTTCCAACTGAATTCATTAATacccaaaacaaagaaagaaagaaacccaATTCATCAAATGATCCAAACAATTCAAATTGTAACACAGGTGTGCGCAGAAGGAGAAAAAGGGGTGTAAGGAAATAATTTTCCAACATTATTTAACTAAGGGAGTAAGTAACTTCTTTCACCGAGACTCTTCTGTAggtttcttcattttttgttttccattttccaaTATAAATTTACCTTACATTATCAAACCAAATTAGTGTAATTGCACGGCCAGTGGTAGATTAGTTGTTTGGTGGAATTTTAAACCTATCAGCAAGACTATATTATAAAATTACTTGAATAGTAGGAAAGATTACTCAATTTATGGGAAGTAAAAGGTGAAAGATTTACGGTTTGATTATTATTCGTACTATTATTCCATTTTCTCTCTCCATTTTACTGATACTATTAATTTTCTCTAAGGAATATAAACAATTGGTATATTCTTATTCCAGAGCACTGTTGTTCCCGGAAGGCATGTTCTGTATGACGAATACAAAGAACTAGAAGAAAAATTCTCTGATGGGTAAGTAATACAGATATCTAATAGCTTTATGCAATTTTCAGTTATAATTGTGCTTGCTCCAGTCCCCTATCACCATCTTATGTGCCGCGTGGATCATAGGTGCTGCTGTTTGCAATAAGTTTAGATTCCTGTCCGAACAACCTAAAAATAGATTGGAAACTAATTTGCATTCTATGTATGTACTCTGAAATTAGATTCCACTTGTTTTTTCTTGGTGCAGAAGTTTAATTCCAAAACCTAAAAACTGGGGAGGATACAGACTTAAGCCAGAGCTGTTTGAGTTTTGGCAAGGCCAAAAATCTCGTTTGCATGACAGGTGGTTTCTATCCACTTTATGATGGCTCGttctttttccatttcttttgcTTGAGTGTCGAAAGATAGCCTGTAACAAATGCATGGAGCAGTTATGGGCTGACAAAGGAATTACAAAAAGAATTTGTCTTAGCTCTGTTTTAAATAATGATGTGATGGAACAAGAGTTAACTATATTGATGTGCTACTGAAGGGAACAGAACGTAGCTcaaatttttcatgttttttcttcttgataGGCTGCGATATTCTCCTGAAGAGATCAATGGACAACAAGTGTGGAAAATTGAGCGGTTGGCGCCATGACAACTACTGTCATCATCTTCATTGTGAAGTTCCATCATTCAGGGTATTgtatattacataattactacCCCTGTTAGTTTATTATTGTTCTCCTTATATTAGAAACCAACATGAACGCTTGAATATATTAAACATGAAACTTGGGTTGGAGAATTGTTTGCCAACGGAGTATAGCTTGTCAGTTGTCACTTGCAATGCAAAATCCATATGCAATTGAATCTTTTTGGATTGTTATACCATGCTTTGGCATAGTGCTTCCCTTGATAGTGAAATAGATTTGTTACGGGGTCAGCATCGAAATTGGTGTCAAAATCGTTGAGATTATGTCATTGCTTTGGCAGCCATTTAGTGTCAAAACGGCCACCCAATTGCAAACTTTCTTTGTAACAATGAATATGATTGGAAGAAACAGCTCAGTTTATGGTCTTCAGATAATCCCTAAATCTTCCAGTCCTAGCTAAAGTTCATGTTTCCTCCTGATAGTCTTTCGTCTAGCGCCTTAAACCAAAGTATTGTGTACTACTTGTTCTACATGTAAACTTTGGATCAGTTTAAGCCGTAGCTCAACTTTTTGTTCCTTTTACATGAAAATTAAAGGGCCGATCCTGCACTTGAATGCAGGAACGGTATCCGAATGCTTGGTggaaccctttttttttttccatataaaGGAGGCCAAAGGGGAAAGaagagattcgaacttaagtATAGGGTAAATTGTCACTGTCATCGGAGTTACTGGAACTGTGAGCTCTCGCGCAAGTTGGTGGACTACGTCCACCATGTCTTATGTAGCAATTCTAGGATAAGGCAAGCATGGGCGGCGACAGAAACTGTGAGAGAGTTTCAACTTCCGTTGTCTCCTCACAAAAGTTTGTCGAGGCTTACATGTGGTGGCCATCATTGGACACGGCCACCCTTCATGCGGGCTTGGCCGCATTTCTGTGGTAGGAGTTCGAAGTGTGACAGTTTGTCGCATGCAAAGATAGAAATTGCTTTTGTTAGTGGATCAAAAAGTTGTACTGTTTTCATAATTGGCTAACAAATATTTTGCCCTTGATATCTACAAGTACACAGTCTGGTTAAATTGGAGTCTTAATCTTTCTAGCTTCAGTTTGCACGTTGGAACTGCATAATTAATACAATTGTTGCAAGCGGTCGATAGCCCTGGTGGTTAGGGCCTTCCTCTTCAACCTACCGCTTCTCAAGCTCAATCTAGCCGTCTCATCTTAATGTAGTTTAGAATCAGAATATCaccattattaaaaaaaacttcttTTTGCTCCTCCGAAATTTTAAAACCCTTCTTAAAATCCCgaactttttatttgttttatgtttgtttaACGCATGCTTcttctcaattatttaattacTCTTGCTTTTCAAAAGTTGGAGACTTATTTGGCAGAAACTTTTATGGGTACATGAATGTAACATGAAATAGTGGACAATGAATTATTGAGATATTTCCAAGCTTAAACACTTTAAAAATGCTTTAAAGCTTCCTGCCTTTAATTTGTAGGCCTTTTCTTCATTATATTCCTTAGATTTTAGGGTGGTAGTAGTGTGATCATTATTCATGACCAAATTGGGATCCACcgtgaaaaaaattcaaaaaagaaaCTCAAACTCAAAATTCTTTTCAAGGTTCTTTTGACCAGCTGAAAAAACTGAAGCCTGACGCTTCATCTTTCAAATGCCAATTTGATGGAAGGTGACCACCCCACTCACCATTTCTTTTCTAATATGTACCGGCGTAGAGTATGCACTAGAATAATATTTGTTAGATCCAACTATCCATTGTTCTTGTGCATGTTATAGACCGAAGCAAAATAGGATTTTTCGCTGTCGTGTATATACATTCAACGAATGCAAAACTAACTGTTCAAGGGTGATGTTATCCGCGCTTTTATATCTCACACATCCTTTGTTAAAttatgtcatttgatcttctttaattcgtTCGATCTCACGATCAGAATTTGAGAGGAATTTTTGTAGAATGTAAAAGTGGTGTGGATATCAACACTAGTATCAAAGGAGATTATGACTCCAGAGACAATTTGCCCTTAGtccaacccaaaaacaaaaaggag of the Pyrus communis chromosome 1, drPyrComm1.1, whole genome shotgun sequence genome contains:
- the LOC137707900 gene encoding pyridoxine/pyridoxamine 5'-phosphate oxidase 1, chloroplastic-like, producing the protein MLSLARKTRIMTRVIFLTQFGLVTQSLTSNPISNASTSFYNPLSNVSAFLQPVLSPAIHAFCSNPSSAAGVGSVGAVPSMQNPEDISYLTQREAAEIDEILMGPLGFSVDQLMELAGLSVATSIAEVYKPSEYNRVLVICGPGNNGGDGLVAARHLYHFGYKLSVCYPKRTAKPLYAGLVTQLESLSVPFISVEDLPLDLSKDFDIIVDAMFGFSFHGSPRPPFDNLIQKLVCVNKYDQTREKSSVIVSVDIPSGWHVERGGGVEGIKPDMLVSLTAPKLCAKKFFGPHHFLGGRFVPPSIADKYKLRLPPYPGTSMCVRIGRPPQVDISALRENYISPEFLEEQVEADPFDQFRKWFDDVVAAGLREPNAMALSTATKNGKISSRMVLLKGFDKNGFVWYTNYESRKAHELSENPRASLLFYWDGLNRQVRVEGSVQKVSDEESDQYFHSRPRGSQIGAIVSEQSTVVPGRHVLYDEYKELEEKFSDGSLIPKPKNWGGYRLKPELFEFWQGQKSRLHDRLRYSPEEINGQQVWKIERLAP
- the LOC137711012 gene encoding uncharacterized protein; this translates as MTSSGTSSTVVVHIEFDRGRFPPDVVNVKTALQPAPFKSSQIPHAFHLSSHTTGAAEKNNKSLVDRSEYSSSPYYLRKTAENMGSQGSGEGGGCLRKPRFLCLHGFRTSGEIMRKQVGKWPEPVLEKLDMVYLDGPFPAQGKSDVDGIFDPPYYEWFQFNQEFSAYTNFDKCLEYIEDYMIKQGPFDGLVGFSQGAILSAGLPGLQAKGVALTKVPKIKFLIIIGGAKFKSPAVAEDAYSSPIQCPSLHFLGEMDFLKPYGLQLLEHCVDASVIHHPKGHTVPRLDQKGLDTMMNFIDKIRNILADKDQQ